The genome window atttttatatattgagGTAAAAAAATAGTGAGCTTAACTATTAACTCCTCTTCTGAGGACCTGATGCCCCTCCACTACACAATTTATAAATTTTTAATTTCCCTTATATTTAATACTTCACCAATACAACCAATTAAATGCTTACATGCTTAATTCTAAAGAATTATGTTTGTCTGTTGGTTTTTCTATCGTGAATCTTTTTAGTTGAATATACTCTTGTACAAACTTTAGGAGATGATGTCTCGAATTAGCACTAGGTGGCTACTTTTACAATATTCATGTTTGATTGTGGAGTTTCCAGACACAAGTAAAATACAGTGAATTTTTTTCCTATAGACACATGTCTAGTGACCGTTTGTTTAAAGCAATCTCTTATAAGAAGCTGTAGTCAGTATTACCATTCTTGGAAATCTATTACATGTATAgtttatacataatattatgCTCTAATGATATGCATGTGCCAGACCTATCAATTgtgcccttgaatcatcgtaaaattgtttttatgtcccccactatagtagtgggggacatattgtttttgcgctgtctgttggtctgtacgttggtctgtacgttggtctgtttgcgccaactttaacattttgcaataacttttgcttttttgaagatagcaacttgatatttggcatgcatgtgtatctcatgaagctgcacattttgagtggtgaaaggtcaaggtcatccttcaaagtcagaggtcaaatatatgtggccaaaatcgctcattttatgaatacttttgcaatattgaagatagcaacttgatatttggcatgcatgtgtttctcatggagctgcacattttgagtggtgaaaggtcaaggtcaaggtcatccttcaaggtcagaggtcaaatatatgtggcccaaatcgcttattttataaatacttttgcaatattgaagaaagcaacttgaacttgatatttggcatgcatgtgcatctcatggagctgcacattttgagtggtgaaaggtcaaggtcatccttcaaggtcagaggtcaaatatatgtggcccaaatcgcttattttattaatacttttgcaatattgaagatagcaacttgatatttggcatgcatgtgtatctcatgaagctgcacattttgagttgtgaaaggtcaaggtcaaggtcatccttcacaaggtcaaggtcatccttcaaggtcaaacatcatatagtgggacattgtgtttcacaaacacatcttgttttctcgTTTACtttcaataactcaagcaattgtcatcagatcttcaccaatcttcatgaaattgtgtaaggcaataacatataGGTCAAGTTCTATAATCGGCCAATAACCCAGACAcacctgagttacggcccttgaatcatcgtaaaattgttgttttttttgtttcggCTCAATatataactcgagcaaatgtcataggatcttcgccacacttcatgaaaatgtgttaattCATAAAATCTAGGTAAAGTTCGATGATCAcccaaattgaccaagacactcctgagttatggccattgaatcatcaaaaaattgagtttttttcgTTCCCGCTCTATTatactcaagcaattgtcatcggagCTAcaccaaacttaaaaaaaatgtgtaaggcaataaaatcttGGTAAAgcttgataatcagccaaatttacccaggcacttctgagttacggcgcttgaaaaaaaaaaaaattgcgttttagctaaaaaaatgcttattacttctatgtcgcttcagatgtaaccttcatatttggtatgcatgtgtatatggacaaggtctttccatacacagacaaattttgacccctttgaccttgtccttgaacttagggtatgcgtttaggtttcgaaatctgcgtttaggtttcgaaaagtgTTTTTTGAGGGGCATATCAcagtcttccgatggagacagctcttgtaaATTTGTGGATCGGTCAAAccgtaaaataaacaaaaaattatgtccctaaaataataatgatttagcAATATCTTTCATTTTCTGCCAGCTCCGTATGTGAAAGTATACATCATTGAGGGCAAGCACTGCATTGAGAAGCAGAAGACAACAGTCGCCAGGCGCACACTGGACCCGCTCTACCAACAGCAACTAGTCTTCACGGAGCCCTACACAGACAAAGTAGTACAGGTATGTGAATACACATAAGAATGTTACGAAAATTGTCTTCAAAATACTACAGCGTTTGATACGGTTGATATTTCATTTAATGAGTCAAGGTATTTATTGGTAAAGCTTGTTTCTGATCAGACTGTGGCCTGGACACCACTGTTTCTATTTGCGCACTAGTTTCTGGatcgaataaaaaaaaatccatataaaTTTGACGCAAGATATTGACAAAATCTTCCAATTGTCCACATTGTATGAGTAACGTACTGCAAAAACAGGTCCTATGCCATATACGGCCATATGAAATTGTGCAGTGTGGACAGGACCTGCCATGGGTACCATGTGtaaaggctggtctggagctacactttCCACATATGACATTAGATCCATTTTTACACAGGTCATATGTCCTTACCCAAACCTTTATGTGCTCCCAGCTGATTGCACTGTTTGCTCATGTAATTACTAAAATGATGTGCTTTTTTATGCGTGTTCCTCTTGGTGGATATTACTGACAAGTTTTACAAAGTTAAATTACAAAATCAAAATGAgtgttaaatttgatttttgttacATAATTATGCATAATACAAGTAAAAGCATTTTGTAACAGTATATAAATGCCAATAGCcctataaaatgtgtatttatcaaagaattaaatacaaaatagtGTCAAAGGTTTAGAAAATTGTGCGGCCAGTCCGgaactcgaacccgggacacctcgcttacagggcgACTGCTCTCctgactgagctaaccgggccgccacacaacTTCTCCCCTAGCATGACCAAGTTCAGACCGTGACAAAAGGATAAAATCTTTAACCTGAATAATTGGGACTAGTGTGTACTAAGACAGCCAGTCATTTTCATGATTACATCCTAAAAACTCCCAAACCATACAATGTTTTCTTGCTTAAAAACTACTCATACTGCAACTTAACCATTTTAGCGCACATTACAGCTCACAGTATGGGGGGATTACGGTCGCATGGACAGGAAAGTCTTCATGGGTGTGGCTCAAATCATGCTTGGCCAGCTGGATCTGTCGAACATTGTGATTGGCTGGTACAAGTTGTTTTCTTCGTCCTCATTGGTCAGTCACCATTCCTCATCTACTGGTACCCTTACTTCAACAAACAGAAAGGGATCCAGCACTTCATTGGATAGTGGATATAACCACAGTACCAGGACCTAGCGGGTAACCAGTTGAGCTAAACTGGATCAGATGAGCCTTGTTGTGAGAAAagtgggcttactgcatgtgcataaagtgtcagcataaattagcctgcgcagtcagcatgggcttatcagggacactctCTGCCTATTTGTTTTAGCCTGCGCAGTCAGcatgggcttatcagggacactctCTGCCTATTTGTTTTAGCCTGCGCAGTCAGcatgggcttatcagggacactctCTGCCTATTTGTTTTAGCCTGCGCAGTCAGcatgggcttatcagggacactctCTGCCTATTTGTTTTAGCCTGCGCAGTCAGcatgggcttatcagggacactctCTGCCTATTTGTTTTAGCCTGCGCAGTCAGcatgggcttatcagggacactctCTGCCTATTTGTTTTAGCCTGCGCAGTCAGcatgggcttatcagggacactctCTGCCTATTTGTTTTAGCCTGCGCAGTCAGcatgggcttatcagggacactctCTGCCTATTTGTTTTAGCCTGCGCAGTCAGcatgggcttatcagggacactctCTGCCTATTTGTTTTAGCCTGCGCAGTCAGcatgggcttatcagggacactctCTGCCTATTTGTTTTAGCCTGCGCAGTCAGcatgggcttatcagggacactctCTGCCTATTTGTTTTAGCCTGCGCAGTCAGcatgggcttatcagggacactctCTGCCTATTTGTTTTAGCCTGCGCATTCAGcatgggcttatcagggacactctCTGCCTATTTGTTTTAGCCTGCGCATTCAGcatgggcttatcagggacactctCTGCCTATTTGTTTTAGCCTGCGCATTCAGcatgggcttatcagggacactctCTGCCTATTTGTGTTTAGAAAAgtcctcctttaaacgaaaatttcctTAAAAGCaaaaggtgtcgtccctgatcaggctgtgcagactgcacaggctaattcctggatgacactttacgcacatttattaagcccagttgtcccagaatgCGGATCAAATATGTGAATTATATATGGAGAAGCAACTTTAATGACTATGCCGCAACAAAAACTTATATTTAACATTCCAAAGCACATTAAGTTGCAAAATGTAACAGTGTCTTGCAGGTTTCCGGTAAGTCATGTACACCTACTGTAAATTTCCTAATAAATGCCTCCTTGCTAAATACGCTGCCCCCACACACCCCTGTATTTTACACAGGTTGTGATACTTGTGTGTAGAgaaatttaaatgtcaaattgtcagtttttttctatatactgttacatgtaacaaAATGTGACAGATTAGACTCTATACATAatcctttcagtgctggaaccgaattttgaaagcctttccaaacagtttggatccagatgagacgccacagaacgttgcgtctcatcaggatccaaactgtttgctatcctgatagtattctttgaaaaaagtcgaagaaaatgcaaattttagaaattcagcagacaacatttacccagcatgcaaagggtaaattGAATGTATGCtcttttataatacaaatataactcCCAATAGTAATTATTAGAGAGTATACAGTATGCAGGACTAACATAGTGCATTCTGCAAGgcaattaattgtatttgtaaacTTATGCATTATTGTTGTAAGTTCAAGTTATAAGTGTGAGCTGCCCTTtttgaaaacagggcttaatgtataaTATTTGTATAGTGTTGTCActtaatagcctgtgcagtctgcacaggctaaccagggatgacTCATTGCacctaaatgctttatattataaatgtaaacattgggtataaaaagctcctgtaaaaaacacaggaatacaatttaaaaaaaaaagaaaaaaaagaaatcctcaactgggctcaaaccactgaccccaggagtCCTGGAGAAAAAATCTTCCGCTTAGACCAATGGGCCATCTGTGCCCATACATTGaggaatgtattttatactttatttaagcaatcctcatagtatcacaaaatataacaacaacaacagaactctcttatttattcaatcgtttcgtggtgcaacgctttataattttcaggtttttaaatcgtcaaaagatgcatatattggataCTTCAGAGCATGGTacttcagagcatggtaaatgttcagcataactgtttcctcgcaaatatcatagcttaaacaaaaatttgcgaatctgaaacaactttttaaattttgtcaatttaccaaaatgtgtaaAGGCCCCTTTACAAATCTTGTTCATTAGAATAATTGCTGGTGAACAGttattaaaatatcacatttaaatTGATGTTCAATTATGAAATATTGACACATTCCAGTGACGAAAATAATTGCACAAGTTACCGTGCTGAAATGTCtttcccccaccactatagtgggggacatattgtttttgccctgtctgttggtttgttggttggttggttggtcaaactttaacattttgcaataacttttgcaatattgaagatagcaatttgatattaggcatgcgtgtgtatctcataaagctgcacattttgagtggtaaaaggtcaaggtcatccttcaaggtcaaaggtcaattatatagCTTCTAAGTGGCGCaaaagggacatagtgtttctgacaaacacatatcttgttaaaatatacaatacacaGTGGTAagcaatgaataaaaaaaaaacatgtgtggGTTTTATGTGTGATTATACCATTTCCTCACTAGAAAGGGAGACAATTTCAGCAGGCACTAATGAAAATACTTGAAGACATAGAATATATCATCTCAGGAAAGATACATTTGTCGGGTTACCTGAATATACTTTTATTACTTTTTTCAGCTAACTAGTTAACATAACCAAtaagtgtgtttattttttaaatccacAACAAAACACATTGAGATACTTTTTTCAGCTAACTAGTCAACATAACAAtgagtgtgtttattttttaaatccacAACAAAACACATTGAGATACTTTTTTCAGCTAACTAGTCAACATAACAATAAGTGTGTTCATTTTTTAAATCCACAACAAAACACACTGAGAAATACTTTTTTCAGCTAACTTGACCGGTAGTCAACATAATTAAAAGTGTGTTCATTTTTTAATTCCACAAcaaaacacattaagaaatacTTTTTTCAGCTAACTACCAGTAGTCAACATTATTaaaagtgtgtttattttttatatccaCAACAAAACACATTGAGACGAGGAGGCGTGACAGAGCTGCAGGGTGCAGACAGCCCCATTTTTGAAACTGCAATTACTGATCAGCCAACTGAATCCATCATTTATAATCTTATTAATGACTGTATttaccctttccctctcagaaacgaaaatggctatgtgcaaacagcataaaaacagaacagcctgcaagtaactcgcagactgttcaggttttatgctgtttgctgttcatcagtatctaacggttggaattgaagcctttaaaacttgaatctagttagaaaggtctttaattaaattttactttttatgggACTATTAATGCGTAAAAGTACGTATCTAAgtcgtaaagggttaaacaacaatATATTCCATCTCAATCAAACCACAATTGCTTTCTAGGGTTTTAGCCATGACACACTCTTAAAGTGATTTTTAAAACTGTATACCTTTATACATGTATCTACCAAGAAGTTATGTTCACTCATGAGCTTATTGCTGTGTGTTCAATTTTAGACTAAGTGGATTTCGAGTAAATTTTTTGACCGGTTATCAGTAAGAGTTTTTTAACAGGGCGCATTTTACATctgcaatatacaattatttttagcGTTGACACttatcgtgttttatttttttgttaacacattttttgttaatgtttgttatttatttctgATTAATTTACTTCTATTTGTAAAATGTCTATACAATTGTTGTAGAgtgtgttttattgaaaaaatattatttataatgatattataatGTAAGCATTATTATAGTGTACTTTTGAAgtgaaaataatgttttgcttTTTGCATTAAATAATATAGAAATGATAAAATCAGTATAGGCAGTGTTTATATGTTAGACAAATGGTCATTATTTAACCATCATGAGGATCATAATTTGTgcaatacatgttttgtacaTTTCAACATTTTCGCTGTAGGTGAcatgtatttaacatgtttaaaacatgCAATTTCATGCATGCCATTATTGTACTATGCTGTTGATGTTTGTTATAactaataattatacaatttgctaattaatatttcagtaattttcaCCTTGTTTTacactattatataaatatatgtggtacatgtctattattataattattaaaattattttctttttttctggtaTGTGATCTGTTGGacgtttttttatttatgaataaagcaCATTTATCGAATAAAATGATAGTTTCTGCTTTTCAAACAGAGTGCATCGTTGGAGAACTGCACTACTACAAGTTTCGGATGCTCCAATTTCTCATATCTGATAGTACTCTAATTCactaatatttataaaatgttttaa of Dreissena polymorpha isolate Duluth1 chromosome 15, UMN_Dpol_1.0, whole genome shotgun sequence contains these proteins:
- the LOC127859452 gene encoding regulating synaptic membrane exocytosis protein 1-like, with the translated sequence MRMGADGAFGEFVEGLGPGQLVGRQVLGSACLGEIQLSLYDRKGHLEVEVIRARGLMAKPGAKILPAPYVKVYIIEGKHCIEKQKTTVARRTLDPLYQQQLVFTEPYTDKVVQRTLQLTVWGDYGRMDRKVFMGVAQIMLGQLDLSNIVIGWYKLFSSSSLVSHHSSSTGTLTSTNRKGSSTSLDSGYNHSTRT